Genomic window (bacterium):
CTTTGTTCACAACGCCAACTCCGGCATATTTATCTCGCACTGCCAACAAATTAAACCGCGAATGCCCGTATGCTGTCAAGGAGACTGACTCCAGGCAACGGTCATTTGCATGTTTCAACGAAGACAGTATAATTAAAGCTGTCATTATAATAGATCAAGTGAATCGACGGTAATACAAAACATGCGTCAGCCCCTGTTGACAATGAAAGGGATTACTAAACGGTTTCCCGGCGTGCTTGCCTTGCACAATGTTGATCTCGAACTGAATCGGGGTGAAATACTCGGCCTGATCGGTGAGAACGGCGCCGGCAAGTCGACCCTGATGAAAATTCTGGGCGGCGACTATCCCGCCGATGAAGGCGAAGTGCTCTTTGAGGGCACCAGCGTTCATATGAATGATGTTCAGGACTCGATTGCACTGGGTGTCTCTCTCATCCACCAGGAGCTGTGTCTGGCTCCTAATCTTGACGTTGCTTCCAACATTTTCCTCGGTCATGAGCCGCAAAAAGGCCTCCTCAAGATTGTCGACCGCAAACAGCTCTACTGCAAGGCAGGTGAGCTTGCCAAGCGAGTGGGCATAACAGCATCCTTGACTGATCTTGTGGAAAGTCTTTCTCCCGGTGAGCAGCAGCTTGTGGAAATTGCAAAAGCACTCTCATATGACGTGCGCATACTTGTCCTCGATGAGCCGACTAGTTCTCTCAGCCCCGCCGAAGCCGACAAACTCTTTGAAGTCATGAAGATGCTCAAGAGTGAAGGTGTCGCGATGATCTACATATCCCACCGCCTGGGTGAAGTGCAACAGATGTGTGACCGGGCTGTGGTGCTGCGCGACGGATGTCGGGTGGGAGAACTCGACAAGGCACACCTGACGCCTGACGAAATGGTGAAACTGATGGTCGGGCGCAACATTTCACGTTTTTCAAGTAATGACACCGAGCGCCATAAGGGTGATATCGTGCTCTCGGTGCGCGACATTCAGCACGTGGGCGGCAAAGGCAAAGTCAGCTTCGAGCTGAGAGCAGGTGAAATACTTGGAATCGCAGGGCTGGTGGGCGCAGGCCGCACGGAGCTTATGCAGGCTCTCTTTGGTGTTAAGCCGAAGCACTCAGGCGATATCTATATGGATGGGCACAAGGTCGAAATAAAATCATCCACTGATGCCGTGCGCGCAGGAATGGGATTTGTGCCTGAAGACCGCAAGGAACTCGGTGTTTTGCTGGAGATGAGTGTTACCGAAAACATATCGCTGGCCGGTATCGGTACATATAACCCGCCGTTTATGGACCGCAAGCGCGAGATGCAAGTTGCCAAGGAACATGTGGAAGCACTGGAGATAAAGACTCCCTCGCTTTCGCAGGAAGTGCAGTATCTCTCAGGAGGCAATCAGCAGAAAGTGGCACTTTCAAAGTGGCTCAGCCTGGACCCGAAGGTCCTGATACTCGATGAGCCGACCCGTGGCATAGACGTGGGAAGCAAGAGCGAGATTTATAAGCTGATCCGTGATCTGGCAGACAAAGGGATGGGCGTTATAATGGTCTCATCTGAAATGGAAGAGATCATTGGCCTCTCGGATCGAGTCCTGGTAATGCATGAAGGATACTGCACAGGCACACTCGATCATGACCGGATCAACGAAGAAAACATTATGCAGTTGGCAACCGGAGGTAAGGCGAGTTGAAAAAAATACTCGGTATGATATTGCTCCTGATCGGGCTGGTAGCCATAATATGTGTCTACCAATACGCTACAACTGGCAGTGTCGTGTTTTTCAGCCCTGTCAACATTTCCAATCTGGCACAGCGCATAGGCATGCTCGGCATCTATACTCTTGGGATGGGGATTGTGATCCTTTCCGGTGGTATTGATCTATCGGTAGGCTCAGTGGTCGGGCTTGTGGGCGTGATTATCGCAATGGGCTATGTCAACTACGGCTGGAGCCCTTGGATTGTGAGTGTGGCGGTGCTGCCATTTTGCGCTTTGCTGGGTCTGTGGCACTCGTTTTTGATCGGACATTTCAAACTGCAGCCTTTTATCGTAACGCTCAGTTCACTCCTTTTGTTAAGAGGACTTGCAAGGGGAATTTCAGGCGGCAAGGGGATCACACTCGAGCATCCAACTTTCCCTATCCTCGGAAACAATTCACTTCTGGGCATACCAATACCATTTCTCATATTGGTCGGCTTGGCGCTGATCGTCGGGTTCATAATGAACTATACAGTCTGGGGGCGATATCTATATGCCATTGGACGCAACGAAGAAGCAGTGCGATACTCTGGTATCAAAGTCAACAATATGAGGACACTTGCCTATGTAATATGCGCAGTGCTCGCCGGAATAGCAGGGATCGTGGAATTCTCATACACTGGAGACGTACAGCCTGCAAACAGCGGCCTTATGTATGAGATGTGGGCGATTGCAGCGGCAGTGCTTGGTGGATGCAGCATGCGCGGCGGCGAAGGTACTATGATCGGCATAATAGTAGGCGCCACGCTGATCCGCCTGATGGACAATGGAATCAATTTGATGGGTATTCCATCCGACTGGCAGTGGGCGGTGATTGGTGTGATTATCATCTGCGGTGTTATCGCCGATGCAATGCACAAACAGCGCCAGGCAAAAAGGCTCAAGGCGTAAGAAGGTTTCTTTCTGTATTTTGAACAATATAGACATATACTTATGGTCCGGATGGGCATAACGAAAAGGTTGCCGCCGGACCACAATTATTGATATGGGACTTCGAGAGTAAACCCTGAATTTGATGCACATGGTGGATGGATAATGCCCAAAAGAACTGATATCAGAAAAATACTTGTCATAGGCAGCGGACCGGTCGTAATCGGCGAGGGCGGCGCTTTTGATTATATAGCTGCGCAGGCCTGCCGTGCCCTTAAAGAAGAGGGTTATGAGATTGTCATAGCAGACTCAAATCCCTCGACCATCACCACAGACCCAAATCTTGCCGACAAGACATATATCGAGCCGCTCACCTGCGATTCAATTACAAAGATAATCGAGATAGAAAAGCCCGACGCTCTATTGGCGAGCGTCGGTGGGCGCAGTGCGCTAAACCTTGCGATGGCTCTCGAAAGCAATGGAGCGCTCGCGAAACATTCCGTGACTATGATAGGAATGAACACGGATGTGCTCTCAAAGTGTGATGATCTGTCTGTGGCAGCTTCTGCCGGTGCAAAATATCCGATAGGCAAAACCGTATGCTCAATGGAAGAGGGCATGCAGGTGATAAGGCAGATCAAATTCCCTGCAATCCTCAGACCCTCCGGTGTAGCCGGAGGAGCTGGCAGTTCCATCACTTATAATCTGGAAGAATTCGGCCAGATGTTAGCATTCGCCTTGAAGACCAGCCCCGTGCGTCAGGTGTTGATAGAAAAGCCGTATATAGGCTGGAAGAATATCGAGTTTGAAGTCTTGCGTGACTCGAATGGCCGCAGCGTCACTATATCAGGCATGGAGAGTATAGACCCGACAGGTGTTCACTCCGGCGACAGCGCTATGGTCTACCCCATCCAGACAATGAGCGATGCACAAATCGAAAAACTCTCTGAGCTTTCCAAAAAGATCGCCGATACATCCGGTTTGGTTGGCTCCATGAGCATAGGTTTTGCAGTCGAGCCGTCCAGCGGAGAGATCGTTGTAATGGACATCGATCCTATCGCTACCAGGTTTACTGCCTTGGTCAGCAAGGCAGCAGGTGTTCCAATAGCGAAAATATCGGCCAAGCTGGCTTTAGGAGTTGGGCTCGACGAGATCACAGTTGCCGGTAAGCCCTGCAGCGAATTCGTGCCGCCGAGCGGCTATGTCGCGGTCAAGATGAGCAGGTTCGACTTTGAAAAGTTTCCCGACGCTGACACCACTTTAGGCACATCCATGAAATCGGTCGGCGTGGCGATGGCATTCGGCAGAGACTTCAAAGAGGCACTGCAAAAAGCCGTCAGGTCACTTGAGACCGGCCATCAGGGGATGGGCGCAGACGGCAGAGGCATATGTCCCAGCGCCGATCAGATAAATGAAGCGCTTGCCCGTCCCAATCCAGAAAGACTTTTCTTTGTAAGGTGTGCCCTTTCAGCAGGTATGACGGACGCTGAAATCTGCGAGATTACCAGGATCGACCCGTATTTTATCAGCCAGATTCAGCAGTTACTAGAGTTTGAAAAGAAATTGGCTGGCAAGTCACTGGTGGCAGTGACGTCTGAAACACTGCTTCAGGCAAAGCAGCTCGGTTATTCAGATGCGCAGCTAGCCGTGCTCCTCGAAACTGATGAGGAGCAGGTCCGCACTCGCAGGAAAGTCCTGGGTATCTGCAGCGGTTACGATTCAGCGGTGAACATGCTCTATTCCACGTACGAGCCGAAAGACAATAGCGTTGCTACTTCATCCGACAAGAAAGTGATTATCATCGGCGGCGGTCCCGACAGGATTGGCCAAGGAATAGACTTCGGTTACTGCCTGGTGCATGCGTCTCTGGCGCTGACTGAGGCCGGATACGAGAGCATCATAATAAACCCAAACCCTGAAGCCGTCTCGACTGATCCGGACTTATCGAGCAGGTTATATTTTGAGCCCCTTGAAAGCGAAAATGTGCTGAGCATAATCGACCGCGAGAGGCCGATGGGCGTGATAATCAGCTTTTCTGGTCGTGCAGCTTCCAGGCTGAAAGCTGGCCTTTCAAAGGCCGGGGTAAATATATTGGGGACATCTATCCAAAGTATAGAGCAAGCTTGTAAAGGTGATGCCATCGGCAAACTGGGTATCAAACAGACCGAATCCGGCACTGCAATATCTTTGGTTGATGCTTTGAATTGTGCCAACAAAATCGGCTATCCTGCACTTGCCAGGTGTGCTGATTCCATACGGATAGTCTATGATGACAGCGATATTACTGCATTTGTTCAGGAAATCGGAAATAAATCGCTGGAAAAGCCGCTTGTGATTGCCAAGTTTATCGAGGGCGCCATCAAAGTCGACTCGATTGCAGTTTCGGACGGCAAAGATACAGTCATATGCGGCGTTATGGAGCACATAGAGCAGGCTGGCGTCCATTCCGGCGACAGCGCTTCTTCCCTGCCGCCTTACAGCCTTACTCAAGAGACAATCGAAGAGATCAAACAACAAACGCGACAAATTGCGCTCGAGCTTGATATCAAAGGCCTTATGAGCGCTCAGTTTGCAATCAAGGACGGTGAGATATATGTCCTCGGGGTCAACCCTATGGCTTGCCGGATGGTGCCGTTTGTATGCAAGGCGACCGGCATCGACTGGACGGAGGTCGCCACAAAGATTGCAATCGGCAAGTCTCTCAAGGATCAGGGCATATCCGAAATCGAACCAAAGCGGGTTTGTGTGAAAGAAGCTGTCTTCCCATTCACGAGGTATCCTGGGGTGGACGTGGTGCTTGGTCCTGAGATGAAGTCTACTGGTGAAGTAATGGGCATCAATGAAACCTTCGGGGCCGCCTATATCAAGGCAGAGATAGCCGCGGGCCAACTCCTGCCCGACAAAGGCACCGTGTTCATGAGTGTAGCCGACGCGGACAAGGACGAGGCTGTCGAGATAGCACGCAAACTCAATGAACTCGGGTTCGAGATTGTGGCGACACGCGGCACCGCCAAATCATTCAAATCCGCCGGGCTGTCCGTCCGCACAGTTTACAAAATAGGTGAAGGGCGGCCTGACGCGACTGACCTCATCAAAAATGAAGAAATAGACTTGATTATCAACACCCCAAGCGGCAAAAAACCCAGGCAGCATGAGATTACGATCAGGAGCGCAGTCGTTGCTCGGGGAATTCCAATTATCACTACAATCGCAGGAGCGAAAGCGACTATCTTCGGAATGAGGACCATCCGTGATCATCACTCCATTGTGCGAAGTATCCAAGATTATAAATAAGAGGAAATATCAGTGTTACTGGACATTAAGGCAAAATGGGTGTGGCCGTCGAGCTATGAGTGCGGTCCAAATCAATACGTTCAGTTCAGGCATGAGTTTGATTTAGTCGAGTCGATAGAAAAAGCCAAGCTCATCATCAGTTGCGACACCAACTATGCCCTGTGGATAAACGGAGCATTCATAGACTGCGGACAGTATCACGACTTTCCAAATCATAAGATTTGTGATGTGCTGGAGATCAGCAATCTTAAGCAGGGCAAAAATGTGCTCGCATGCCTTGTCTATTATCAGGGTGAGGATAGCTTTCAGTATTTTAAAGGCTGGCCTGGACTCATATATCAGATCGAAGCCGGTGGAATAAAGATTACAAGCGGCACGCAGACTATCTGCCGGGTCGACCCGAATTATAAGAACGGAGAGGTCGATAGAATCACATGTCAGCTCGGTTATACATTCGAGTATGACGCCAGGGGCACAGACAATTGGCGAGAACCAAATTACACACCCGGCACTGATTGGAGTCATTTGTCGGATGTCGACACTACCAGCGTGCAGGATCGTCCCTTGGAAGCCGTCCGACCTGTCAAGAAGCTCATCTTCAAAGATAGAATAGAACCTCGCATTGCCGCTCAGGGAATCTTTGTCAGAAGAACCAGTGATGAAACTTCGCTCGCAGAGAGTATTCAGACGGACTGCCTGTCCACAAAGTGCATTGTAGACAGATTAGAAAGTGGTGCACTCTATCTCAGAAGCGAAGCCCAAGAAGATGCGGACGGGTATTACCTCGTCTTTGACCTCGGCAGGGAAGAAGCGGGAATTTTTGACCTGGACATAGACGCAGCAGCAGGGACAATAGTCGATATCTCATGGGGAGAACACCTCGATGACCTGAGAGTGCGTTCATATGTCGGGGGCAGGCACTTTGCAAGCAGATATATTTGTAAAGAATGCCGACAGAGTTTCATTCACCACTTCAAGAGGCTCGGCGGCAGATATGTTCAGCTTAATATAAGCAGCATATCGGACAATGTGACGATCTATTATGCGGGCATTGTCCCGACGGAATACCCCATTGAGAAGAAAGGCAGTTTCACCTGCTCGGACAGTCTTCATAACAAAATATACGAGACCTGCGCGCGCACATTGCACCTGTGCATGCACGATCACTATGAGGACACACCCTGGCGCGAACAGGCTTTATACGCCATGGATATGCGAAACCAGGCTCTGACGGGTTACTACTGCTTCGGTGAATATGATTTTCCCGCCGCTTCCATTGCGCTTTTGGGAAAGAGCCTGAGGGATGACGGCTTTCTGGAGATGTGTGCGCCTGCGCAGTTGTCTATCACCATACCGGTATTCAGCCTTGCCTGGGTTCTGGCTGCATCAGACCACTATCACCACAGTGGAGATATAGATGCCCTGCGCGGTTCTTATCCTGTTGCGAAACCGATCGTGGATAAACGGGCAGAATCTATGGTTGATGGGCTTGTGCCTGTGCCATGCGGTGAGCAATACTGGCATTTCTATGACTGGGCATACTGGCTCGACGGCGGCGATCGTGTACTAGATAAAAAGCGTTTCGACGCTCCGTTCAATTTATTCTATATACTCGCCCTCGACGCTGTTGCATCTTTGGCAGCAGCGCTGGGAGACAGCGATACGAATGCTGCCTACCAGTCTCTCGCAGACAGTTTGAGAAGCCGTGTCCACGAAGTGTTCTGGGATTTTCAAAATGGCGTATATCAGACATACGCAGGTGAATGCGCGGCCAGAGACCATTATTGCGAACTAGTGCAATCTCTTGCAATACTGGCAGGGATCTGCTCGAAAGAAACTGCCGCAGAGCTTCGCAAAAGACTGGCCACTGATGACAATGGTCTCGTGAAGACCACTCTCAGCTACACACTCTATAAGTTCGAGGCACTGCTGACTGATCCCGGCTCATACGGCGCATATGTCTTCGACCAGATAAAACGCGACTGGGGCTATATGCTTCTTCATGGCGCTACCAGCTTTTGGGAGACCATCAATGGCGCATCAGATTTTGCCGATGCGGGAAGCCTGTGTCATGGCTGGTCCGGGATACCGGCGTATTTCTACCATGCATACGGCCTGGGCATCAAGCCTACTGCACCTGGGTTCGCAAAATATGATCGTGCTCCCGCCCCTAATGTATTCGATAAAGTATTAGGAATAGTACCTACTCCGAACGGGTCGATGCGTATTTAGGTTTACTGCACGGTCACAGTAAATGTCTGGGTCTTAATTGGCGCAATATCCTTTTCCCAGGGACGAGCATATTCCAGGACTATCTGAGTCGTGCCTTTACCTGCTGCCTGAAACGTCCACGCCTCGGTGCCGCCTGCACCCATCAGCCTGCTTTTGGGCTCATTATAGACACTGCCCATAGATTTCACAATCTTCTCGTCAGGCT
Coding sequences:
- a CDS encoding family 78 glycoside hydrolase catalytic domain, with product MLLDIKAKWVWPSSYECGPNQYVQFRHEFDLVESIEKAKLIISCDTNYALWINGAFIDCGQYHDFPNHKICDVLEISNLKQGKNVLACLVYYQGEDSFQYFKGWPGLIYQIEAGGIKITSGTQTICRVDPNYKNGEVDRITCQLGYTFEYDARGTDNWREPNYTPGTDWSHLSDVDTTSVQDRPLEAVRPVKKLIFKDRIEPRIAAQGIFVRRTSDETSLAESIQTDCLSTKCIVDRLESGALYLRSEAQEDADGYYLVFDLGREEAGIFDLDIDAAAGTIVDISWGEHLDDLRVRSYVGGRHFASRYICKECRQSFIHHFKRLGGRYVQLNISSISDNVTIYYAGIVPTEYPIEKKGSFTCSDSLHNKIYETCARTLHLCMHDHYEDTPWREQALYAMDMRNQALTGYYCFGEYDFPAASIALLGKSLRDDGFLEMCAPAQLSITIPVFSLAWVLAASDHYHHSGDIDALRGSYPVAKPIVDKRAESMVDGLVPVPCGEQYWHFYDWAYWLDGGDRVLDKKRFDAPFNLFYILALDAVASLAAALGDSDTNAAYQSLADSLRSRVHEVFWDFQNGVYQTYAGECAARDHYCELVQSLAILAGICSKETAAELRKRLATDDNGLVKTTLSYTLYKFEALLTDPGSYGAYVFDQIKRDWGYMLLHGATSFWETINGASDFADAGSLCHGWSGIPAYFYHAYGLGIKPTAPGFAKYDRAPAPNVFDKVLGIVPTPNGSMRI
- a CDS encoding sugar ABC transporter ATP-binding protein, with the protein product MKGITKRFPGVLALHNVDLELNRGEILGLIGENGAGKSTLMKILGGDYPADEGEVLFEGTSVHMNDVQDSIALGVSLIHQELCLAPNLDVASNIFLGHEPQKGLLKIVDRKQLYCKAGELAKRVGITASLTDLVESLSPGEQQLVEIAKALSYDVRILVLDEPTSSLSPAEADKLFEVMKMLKSEGVAMIYISHRLGEVQQMCDRAVVLRDGCRVGELDKAHLTPDEMVKLMVGRNISRFSSNDTERHKGDIVLSVRDIQHVGGKGKVSFELRAGEILGIAGLVGAGRTELMQALFGVKPKHSGDIYMDGHKVEIKSSTDAVRAGMGFVPEDRKELGVLLEMSVTENISLAGIGTYNPPFMDRKREMQVAKEHVEALEIKTPSLSQEVQYLSGGNQQKVALSKWLSLDPKVLILDEPTRGIDVGSKSEIYKLIRDLADKGMGVIMVSSEMEEIIGLSDRVLVMHEGYCTGTLDHDRINEENIMQLATGGKAS
- the carB gene encoding carbamoyl-phosphate synthase large subunit, coding for MPKRTDIRKILVIGSGPVVIGEGGAFDYIAAQACRALKEEGYEIVIADSNPSTITTDPNLADKTYIEPLTCDSITKIIEIEKPDALLASVGGRSALNLAMALESNGALAKHSVTMIGMNTDVLSKCDDLSVAASAGAKYPIGKTVCSMEEGMQVIRQIKFPAILRPSGVAGGAGSSITYNLEEFGQMLAFALKTSPVRQVLIEKPYIGWKNIEFEVLRDSNGRSVTISGMESIDPTGVHSGDSAMVYPIQTMSDAQIEKLSELSKKIADTSGLVGSMSIGFAVEPSSGEIVVMDIDPIATRFTALVSKAAGVPIAKISAKLALGVGLDEITVAGKPCSEFVPPSGYVAVKMSRFDFEKFPDADTTLGTSMKSVGVAMAFGRDFKEALQKAVRSLETGHQGMGADGRGICPSADQINEALARPNPERLFFVRCALSAGMTDAEICEITRIDPYFISQIQQLLEFEKKLAGKSLVAVTSETLLQAKQLGYSDAQLAVLLETDEEQVRTRRKVLGICSGYDSAVNMLYSTYEPKDNSVATSSDKKVIIIGGGPDRIGQGIDFGYCLVHASLALTEAGYESIIINPNPEAVSTDPDLSSRLYFEPLESENVLSIIDRERPMGVIISFSGRAASRLKAGLSKAGVNILGTSIQSIEQACKGDAIGKLGIKQTESGTAISLVDALNCANKIGYPALARCADSIRIVYDDSDITAFVQEIGNKSLEKPLVIAKFIEGAIKVDSIAVSDGKDTVICGVMEHIEQAGVHSGDSASSLPPYSLTQETIEEIKQQTRQIALELDIKGLMSAQFAIKDGEIYVLGVNPMACRMVPFVCKATGIDWTEVATKIAIGKSLKDQGISEIEPKRVCVKEAVFPFTRYPGVDVVLGPEMKSTGEVMGINETFGAAYIKAEIAAGQLLPDKGTVFMSVADADKDEAVEIARKLNELGFEIVATRGTAKSFKSAGLSVRTVYKIGEGRPDATDLIKNEEIDLIINTPSGKKPRQHEITIRSAVVARGIPIITTIAGAKATIFGMRTIRDHHSIVRSIQDYK
- a CDS encoding ABC transporter permease — translated: MKKILGMILLLIGLVAIICVYQYATTGSVVFFSPVNISNLAQRIGMLGIYTLGMGIVILSGGIDLSVGSVVGLVGVIIAMGYVNYGWSPWIVSVAVLPFCALLGLWHSFLIGHFKLQPFIVTLSSLLLLRGLARGISGGKGITLEHPTFPILGNNSLLGIPIPFLILVGLALIVGFIMNYTVWGRYLYAIGRNEEAVRYSGIKVNNMRTLAYVICAVLAGIAGIVEFSYTGDVQPANSGLMYEMWAIAAAVLGGCSMRGGEGTMIGIIVGATLIRLMDNGINLMGIPSDWQWAVIGVIIICGVIADAMHKQRQAKRLKA